The Scyliorhinus canicula unplaced genomic scaffold, sScyCan1.1, whole genome shotgun sequence DNA window gctttccgccacctgcatgctctgaagtgcatccaattgctgcaccAACCGAACCACGTGGCCTGTGAGGagttgccattggttacacttgctgcagttgTAGTCAACCGGAATGCTGGAAGCATAAcatatctgccacatctcacagttggagcacttagattgagttacaattaactatatggccctgacgttagattttactgtaaaattaaatgctaaatactgacCTCTGCCCTCAagtttagttactccactatctcGCTAATCAATGAGATTTGGTTTGcaatataatttttattttccaattcaaCAGATTCCcaatcagccaatcaggtcacagctttactgtgatgtcacttcagcccccccccccccccccccacaatttgaaAAAGTAAAAATCATTTACTTTCCCAGCAtgttctctggttctctccctgcagatgaacAGTTACAAGCtagaaaaaagaaaacaaaatggtagggaaaaagcaccttctcccactctgcaccaaattaccacgttccaattcccactctggctgtgtctcactcaggatgtgtctccttcacgtgcgcagcatactccatgaacatccactccctccaggacagtggcagcagtgtgtaccatctacaagatgcattgcagaaatatgcagcactttccaaacccacattcACAAAGGATAACGGCAACATACAAATGGAAATCCCaccgcctggaagttcccctccaagccactcaccatcctgaattggaaatatatcactgttccttcacttcatggggtcaaaatcctggaactctctgcccaatagcactgtggctgtacctacaccacatggactgcagcagttcagcaaggcagctcaccaccacctgctgaagggcaattatggataggaaataaacactggcccagcaggcggcacgtggcacagtggttagcattgctgcctacggcgcataggacccaggttcgaatcccggccttgggtcacgatctgtgtggagtttgcacattctccccgtgtctgcgtgggtttcacccccacaacctaaaggtgtgcagggtagttggattggccacgctaaattgccccttaattggaaaaaaaaattgggtactctaaatttataaaagaaaaaaaatactggccgaaccagcgacgtCAACATCGTATAAATGAAAATTTGAAAAGCAAAAACACTACAGACGTTAGAATATCAAAATATAAATAGCAAATGCTggacatctgtggaaagaaaggACCAGAATTCCAGGCTGAGGTATGATCTGCGGTATGAACTCTGATGAAATGCAGCTGATGAATGATAGCAATAGCGCCCATAATCCCCCGCGGTTCAGAAACCGCTCTATCCAACTCGctcattgcccaggcactgtgtGCGCATGGTCCAGGGCCAGCCAGCCGCGGGGCATTCTGGGTAGTTCTTGCTATTCCGAGTCGGAGAGAGCCGGAAGTGGTGCAGCAGATGGGCTGCAGTAAACTGGTAAGGATATGGAATCCCAGGGGGAGTGATGGAGCCAGCTCTGGACGGGTAAAGTTTCTCAACTCCCGAGTGAAGCTCGCAAACCCTAAATAAGACCCTGCGATGGAGAGTGTGTGGCTCCGGGCCCTGTGCCTGGGATCAGCCCCGGGTGAACATCCAccatgatggttcagttaggagaAGAGCGCATGCGCTGGCTTCTGGGTGACGTAAGAAGGAATGAGTGGGACTTTCAGGGTTCCTGTTCCCAATCGGGTCCTAGTGCCTGGGGATATTAAATGAACTTCAGGTTTTCAACTGAGCGACAGGTTTTTCAAGCGGTTTATTGGCACCGTGATTAGCACCGCTAACAAGCATCCAGGGTCAAATCCGAGCTTGGATGACTGTCTTTGTGTAGattgtaagaagttttacaacaccaggttaaagtccaacatttgGAATCACTgcctttcggagcatagctccttcatcaggtgactcctgctggcacaccagcgagttcacactgggaagattgcactttctccccgtgtctgtgtgggtttcctccactttcctcccacagtgcaacaatgtgcaggtttggtggggttatgggaatagggtgaggAGTGGGCCTTGGCAGGATGCTATTTTAGAGAGTTAGTGTAGacatgatgtgccgaatggcttcctgcactgtggggatgcTAATGGGGAGGTTTCAGTCCCTGTATAGTTACTGGAAGGGGCTGCTCCGAAATGTGTAGTGCTACTTTACCTCCACATTCCTAGCTTTGCTGCACATATGGGTCTGGGCTGGTCGGAGTAGATGGTCTGTTCCTGGATTTGATTAAAACATCAATTTGTAGATCCAGATGGGTGAGCCCAATGGGGAGAATGTAGGGCTTCCTCTGGCTGCTGAACCCTCTCTGTGGTCTTGTCCATGTTCAGGTGGCCCTGGAGCTGGATCATGATCACCAATTCACTTGATATCTTCCACAACTGTTGTTAAATCAGGGTGTAGAGTGCTTCTGAGACACTGAAAACAACATTCTGGTTTAGGTAAAAACTGTTCCTTGTTTTTGTTGGGATTTTGCCTTCTTTTACTTTGATTGGGCAACATATTTGGGGAACCAAGAGATGAAAATTAGAATTATTTGTTCTGAATTtttatcctggactgacagtaaTACTGACACAGTCAACTCCTTTTACAGAGGATTGAAAGGAGAGGATTCAACACATTCACACGAGTTGAATATCACCagtctttgaatgtggaaggagaaatatttGTCTGTTCTTTCCATCGGAAAGGATCTGAAACATcattgtgactggaaaagcaccgagacacgcatccgagtgagagtgttcaaatgaactgactgtggaaagaacgTTAACCAATTACCCAGCCTGAGAAAATATCGCACCATTTACAGTGGGGAGAAAACGTATATGTGTTCTGCGTGTAGACAAGGATCAACTGATTGTCTAACCTGGTGACACCATGGTgaaacggtggaaatgtggggactgtgggaagggattccgaaTCCCATCAGCGCTGGAAATTCATCAACGTagacacactggggagaaaccattcatttgctgtgtgtgtggtaatGGATTTGCTGATTCATTTGGACTggtgtcacaccagcgagttcacactggtgaaAAACCGTTCatttgctcccagtgtgggaaaagATTCCGGTCTTCATCCAACCTCACCGAACATCtatgggttcacactggggagagaccattccacTGCTCTGAGTGCGGGAAGAGATTCACTTGTTCTTCCCATCTTGCTCATCACAAGCTTGTCCACACTGGTGAGAGGCCGTtcgtctgctccgtgtgtgggaagggatttattagaTCAACATTCCTTCTTAGAcaccaacgtattcacactgaaGAGAAGGcattcacctgcactgagtgtgggGAGAGTTTCACTAATTCATATAATCTTTTtgatcaccagcgagttcacactggggagaaacccttTACTTGCGGGAAGTGTGGGAAGAGTTATACCCGTGCATCTAGTCTTCGggatcaccagcgagttcacactggggagaaacccttTACCTgtgctgagtgtgggaagggattcactgcaaAATCGCAGCTTCGGTCACATAAACTTGTTCACACAGATGAAAGACCAtttcaatgttctgactgtgagaagagctttaaaagcagaagcgATTTGACGAAACACCAGCGAATCCATTCTGGGTAGAAGCCGTtcatcagccatgtgatggaggaTTCACTCCAGACATCCGCTCGCTTGGCTCATCCAATTGCTCGACTGGCAAACCAGAGAGTTCACATGttattacagggattggatttcTACACCCAGGTATgagccatgttcattctgacagctgAGATTTATTTCCATTGATGTTAAACACCAACCCATTGAAAGGGATTAATAGAATGGACATGAATTGCATTAAACACAGTGTTTGGAGTATTTGATTTCTCTAAGATGATTGATGTCCTGTTACCGACTGTTCCATTGTTGGGTCTTTTCTCTTTTGTTAAtggaagacttgtatttatatagcgcctctcacaacttcaggatgtccctaagtgctttacagacaatgaggttcttttgaattgtagtcactgttgtaatgtaggaaatgcagcagccagattGTGTACAACAGGCTCCAACAAACACAAAtaagatgctggaaatactcagcaggtcaggcagcatctgtgaagcaaGAAAGTGAGTTCAAAACAGAACTGTGATtatgaccagattatctgttcaGTGTTCATCACCGAGGGCTTTATAGTGAGCAGTTCACACGAGAGAACTTCCTCCTTCAAACTATCAACAGCAGAACCTTTATGTCCAGCTGCAAGAGCAGATGAGGTGAGATTGAAAGGTTTCCTCTGAAAGacggtgcagtattccctcagtacagcgctgtattccctcaggacAGTgttgtattccctcagtacagtgctgtattctctcagtacagtgctgtattctctcagtacagtgcagtattccctcagtacagtgctgcattccctcagtacagtgcagtattccctcagtacagcgctgtattccctcagtacagtgctgtattccctcagtacagtgctgtattccctcagtacagtgctgtattccctcagtacagtgctgtattccctcagtactgtattccctcagtacggtgctgCATTCCATCAGTACGGTGCTGCATCCCCTCAGtaccgtgctgtattccctcagtacggtgctgCATTCCATCAGtgcagtgctgcattccctcagtacggtgctgCATTCCCTCATTACGGTGCTGCATtctctcagtacagtgcagtattccctcagtacagtgctgtattccctcagtgcagTGCTGCATTCCATCAGTGCAGTGCtggattccctcagtacagtgcagtattccctcagtacagtgctgtactccctcagtacactgctgtactccctcagtaccgtgctgtattccctcagtaccgtgctgtattccctcagtaccgtgctgtattccctcagtacagtgctgtattccctcagtacagcgctttATTCCCTCAGTAGTGCTGTATTGCCCTCagtacagtattccctcagtacagtgcagtattccctcagtacaatgcagtactccctcagtacggtgcaGTATTcactcagtacagtgcagtaatccctcagtacactgcagtactccctcaatacagtgcagtactccctcagtacagcgcttgaagttaaaactcaccactattcttagaattccccctataccaaaaaaaggttgatattctaaatggtgaacagggattctcactccctgactccagtgcaggcttctgtgggtgccattcaggtcaaactatcttttcaagttatcccccggtataacccataccttcaccgaagaattttacctacttaccccttaatagcatcgatgtcctgggtcctgcgttattaaggaagtgaagtaagctaataaccactttttcacgttaagttatttttattattatattttttcttttaaaagctgcaaacactttctttacagaaaggaaaaaagatcttgcttctggctgcttcaggcccaccttggcaatcgatcttcttaaaatctggtcttcttgagttgtattcgctggtgaactcggttgctgtgtcctgttcttcccatgcaccgagctgtgagagctggctctgctagctatctctaagctgactctgactcctgtttaaattctagccttccttagatgtatagctgtttaaactcggctgcttgccttgtctttcccatgaccgagctctctctctctctctctctctctgagttctcctccccttctctcctgttgctggtgctgtcTGTTGCtgttctgcttctgctccctgggtttatattctctttctgagagttattaagttttaacgactttattgtaaatgggcttgtttcactttgatagtttaaaagtatctttgatgtaaacatcttactacaactaattattcattttgggcatatcgtctcctctcagatctgattaaacaatgctttggtttcaataggtgttacttttaattctgtgatttcaaatcgtttaattttccaattgtccccagctcataactttgcctttgattttgacttacatgatgtttctcgtagacaggtcgtctccaattttcttttaattgtttgatgttcatagaattttacactttaaaattgacaccaaatttgactgagtatcttccatcctttccagctgtttactaagagagtttatttcaattaaggtgtgaaattttgcttttagctgcatgctaaaatttaacttggttatgacttgaaagacttgcctgttttaaacattcgtcacttaatgcaattgaaactctcatccatgctttttcagatgcttcctgagatagttacattccatgaaggtgtgagccattgttttagcttaccacatgagactgtgtttgattagcctgcttgtgagcaagaatctgcattttacaaccctgctctttgaagctgctatgaaacttttgtgggatctttccctgtaccctctcaaaccagatattgccagacttccatgtttcaaatgacacatttttctgtattttcaagaacagctgtattcatagaacatagaacagtacagcacagaacaggcccttcggccctcaatgttgtgccgagccatgatcaccctactcaacccatgtatccaccctatacccgtaacccaacaacccccccccttaaccttacttttttattaggacactacgggcaatttagcatggccaatccacctaacccgcacatctttggactgtgggaggaaaccggagcacccggaggaaacccacgcacacagggagaggacgtgcagactccacacagacagtgacccatccgggaatcgaacctgggaccctggagctgtgaagcatttatgctaaccaccatgctaccctgctgcccctaagtactgtgcagtattccctcagtacagtgcagtattccctcagtacagtgcagtattccctcagtacactgctgtactccctcagtacactgctGTACTCCCttagtacagtgctgtattccctcagtacagcgctttATTCCCTCAGTAGTGCTGTATTGCCCTCagtacagtattccctcagtacagtgcagtattccctcagtacagtgcagtattccctcagtacagtgcagtactccctcagtagggtgcagtattccctcagtacggtgctgcattccctcagtacggtgctgcattccctcagtacggtgctgcattccctcagtacggtgcagtattccctcagtacggtgcagtattccctcagtacagtgcagtattccctcagttcagtgcagtattccctcagtacaacaTCGGAATACCAGCTGGGCTTTATGGTTGGGTTTCTGGAGCTGAAGTTGAACCCACATCCTCCTGGCTCAGAGATGGGAATGTAACCATTGAACAATAACCCCTCATCATTAACTCACAATTATTTCCGTTCTCACATCTTTGGTTGTTCTCTTGAATACATTAACCCATTGAATCATGCAGGGGGGTGAACAATAGTCTTTACAGACACCTAGAAGTGGGACAAGGTAGTACATTTCAGtagaaattatttattttcagacAAGTTCCATTTTATAAGCGAACAAGATCGAGGAAGCCATTTTGAGACTAATATTTACCTGAATGGGGCATTTTGTATCCAGCTATTAACCAATTGTATTAATCAATGAAGTGTATTCATTACTCACCAATCAGAAACAAATAGTGATCATCAATTGATTTTAATTGAAGATTTAATAATCAGTTTGTAGTATGTGTTAAAAGACTGGGTTATACCTGAAACTAATGTCAGCCTGTTTTAAATTCTGTACTCCAGCTTCTGTAAGAAGAAATGTATGATTTGATAAGATGGTTAGCAGTGAGGTTTCATGCTCTTGGTAACCTTTTTGAGATGGAAGGTCACACAATGAATTGAAGACTTGCGCAGGATCAGATAGGAGGGACACATTAAACAGTCCCATTGTATCTCGATCTGAGACATTTACCCAAATggttaaaaaacaattaaaatgatTCAGTAATGAAATTGACCAACCATTGAGTTCTAACCAGTTGATTCAAACTGAGGGAGGAGCTACTTAAGGATTTAAAACCCGAGGAGAAGGTCTGTTGTCAGCCAAGTACTGGAATCCCCAAAGCAAGATTCCCATCAGAATTGTCAAAAAGGCagcatgttggcgcagtggttaacattgcagcctcacggcgctgaggtccttggttcgatcccggctctgggtcactgtccgtgtaaagtttgcaccttctctcccGTTTGCATgcgtttcgctcccacaacccagagaggtgcgtggtaggtggattggccacgctaaattggcccttaattggaaaaaaattgaattgggtactctaaatttatattttaaaaataattgttgtCAAGAAGTGGTACAAGAGGGATTATGTTTATACAGCCTGATCAGCCAAGATAAATGGAAAAAGTCTGTTTATATCGAtcagtttccccttttccttccagat harbors:
- the LOC119960360 gene encoding gastrula zinc finger protein XlCGF8.2DB-like; the protein is MVKRWKCGDCGKGFRIPSALEIHQRRHTGEKPFICCVCGNGFADSFGLVSHQRVHTGEKPFICSQCGKRFRSSSNLTEHLWVHTGERPFHCSECGKRFTCSSHLAHHKLVHTGERPFVCSVCGKGFIRSTFLLRHQRIHTEEKAFTCTECGESFTNSYNLFDHQRVHTGEKPFTCGKCGKSYTRASSLRDHQRVHTGEKPFTCAECGKGFTAKSQLRSHKLVHTDERPFQCSDCEKSFKSRSDLTKHQRIHSG